The DNA window tagcatgctaacgctaatatactaacattagcattgtatctttatttagccaattttgcagtcgaacacctcagagtcatatgacttggtatttgacacatgctaactgttagcatgctaacgctaatatactaacattagcattgtatctttatttagccaattttgcagtcgaacacctcagagtcatatgacttggtacttgatacaggttaactgttagcatgctaacttttttttcagctaattttgacaTGCGTACGCTTcctagtcatatgacttggtacttgacagatgccaacttttagcatgctaacattaatatacTGACTGCATTGTATCTTTacttagccaattttacagccaaacacctcagttatatatgttggtacttgacacatgctaactgctagcatgctaacattcacgtgctaactttagcattgTATCTttatttagccaattttgcagtcgaacacctcagtcataagacttggtacttgatacagtttaactgttagcatgctaacttttttgtcaGCTAATTTTGACATGCGTACGCTTCCTAGTCACatgacttggtacctgacacaagctaactgttagcatgctagcgctaatatactaacattagcattgtatctttatttagccaattttgcagtcgaacacctcagagtcatatgacttggtacttgatacaggttaactgttagcatgctaacttttttttcagctaattttgacaTGCGTACGCTTCCTAGTCACatgacttggtacctgacacatgctaactgttagcatgctagcgctaatatactaacattagcattgtatctttatttagccaattttacagccaaacacctgaAAGTAATAtatcttggtacttgacacatgctaacagttagcatgctaacgctaatatactaacattagcattgtaTCTTTATTTAGCCAATTGTATAGCCAAACACCTGAGAgttatatatgttggtacttgacacatgctaactgttagcatgctaacgctaatctaacattagcattgtatctttatttagccaattttacagccaaacacctgaGAGTTATAtatcttggtacttgacacatgctaactgttaccatgctaacattcaTGTGCTACCTTTATCATTGTATCTttatttagccaattttacagccaaacacctgaGAGTTATAtatcttggtacttgacacatgctaactgttaccatgctaacattcaTGTGCTACCTTTATCATTGTATCTttatttagccaattttgcagtcaaacacctcagagtcccaTGACTTGGTTCCTTTATAcaggttaactgttagcatgctaactttttttttagctaattttgacaTGCGTACGCTTCCTagtcacatgacttggtacttgattgactaacattagcattaaAGTTCAACGTGCGCTTTTCAAGGGCttgcacatttcagcattcacaaGCAATTTCTACCAAAAGTGCACATTCTATATTTTATGCTATATTCTAATgctaatgttgttggtttttttgtctttagaatgtgtcGAGAGCATGAAAGCAAACAAATTACAAGCCACACACTTgatctaggacaggggtcaccaacgcgttgcccgcgggcaccaggtagcccgtaaggaccagatgagtagcccgctggcctgttctaaaaatagctcaaatagcagcacttaccagtgagctgcctctattttttaaatttgatttatttactagcaagctggtcacgctttgcccgacatttttaattctaagaaagacaaaactcaaataaaatttgaaaatccaagaaaatattttaaagacttggtcttcacttgtttaaatgaattcattattttttttactttgcttcttataactttcagaaagacaattttagagaaaaaatacaaccttaaaaatgattttaggatttttaaacacatatacctttttaccttttaaataccttcctcttctttcctgacaatttaaatcaatgttcaagtaaattttatttttttattgtaaagaataataaatacattttaattgaattcttcattttagcttctgttttttcaacgaagaatatttgtgaaatatttcttcaaacttattatgattaaaattcaaaaaaattattacggcaaatctagaaaatctgtacaatcaaatttaaatcttatttcaaagtcttttgaatttcttttaaaaattttgttctggaaaatctagaagaaataatgatttgtctttgttagaaatatagcttggtccagtttgttatatattcttagaaagtgtaaattggattttaacctattagtgcctgtggtcaaggctcatatcgttcagtttcgctcccacaccaacggcacaacatcatttttacttcataaaatagatttactggtagtaagtaagataccaaaagttcggaaattgacacctagcccattttgtgtaatcggtgttgaaagccggtactatttttcagtgaggcgcagtgatatctagtggggagtggcgcggttttggtcacatggaccaatcaggtagcagctttattctaacaacatacctgctatggcgacgacaacatccgagagtgaagaggaacgaaagacctcaaaagttagaaaaaaagtgcgtaaagaggaaaataaaagatgctatatgcatctttcatctgtgaacaatgaggacgtccagcacttcactcggacacggtgggacacatacagaaactatttaaaacagtggctttgtctgcaagaccagaacaagcatctggcagaaatctataaacattgctcggatgtagattttgacgctattcctgacgacgctgggtttcacgcaacatgctaccgacgttttacagataaatctgcattgttttatgccgagaaaaggaccgcacgggcggtgggagaaccatctgcagccgcaggtcagtcagcaggcacgtctgaaactccccgaaagaaacttcgatctcgttcaggtttgcccgttgcttctgccggccccgtcctgccagccatctgtataatttgtcaaaaagtggaaaagtacactcgtgtgggaggaaaacgccagagggatcaactcacacaagcagaaaccgtgtcggcaggtatgtgacacacacacacacacacacacacacacacacacacacacacacacacacacacacacacacacacacgtgtgtgaatctatagtaataatgttacagtacatagcgtaggattgaaagaatgtgttgttactttgtaataaccaaatggaccatttatacactgtcagagttaaggggagaccttggaatttaaaagtttgagaaccactggcctagaaaaggaagccccacccatccccccatataccttcacaccacagccccaatctctctcccccacccccacacacacacacacacacacacacccctggacTGATTTACACATCAcaacccccacccctccccccgcacacCTTCACACCTCACCCCTCATCCCTGAACTGACTGAACTGTGACCACTACCCACATCCCTGCTGTGACTTCATGTCACCTCCACTGCTGCTACAATAATTGAagaatgcatagtgcactttatacatcatcattgtcatatcaTCCATTATCATCTTCACTGTGAACTGAATGTGCAATACTGCTTCTGTCTACTCATGCCCACTATAGATCTGTTGTAAGATCCacactttaatttactttatcttatttctttatttttgtttcttattttattttattatatttattagtattaaacatccttagcatttacatttttagtaagtttattgtaagtgtgcaatatagtttaagtttattcttgtttaatttttatattctgtgattctttatttagcttaagtttatatttatatttatattttgtgaatttgcaAGGGGGACCAGCAAAATAAGCTTTTCATTGTGCAGTGtgactgtctgtttatctgtgcatatgacaatagatATCTTGAATCTTGGAATGTTTAGCTGGGAGTTCAGCAGCTCACATCACAGAGTCGTAAATCACAGGGTCATAAATACCTCTCCAACCCCCCactcaagacacacacacacacacacacacacacttttttacttGTAAATCTCTGATTTTGCCAATAAagcttattctaattatttttcttttaaaggcCAGTTGCTGAAGGCAGCTGAGATTAAGAAAGATGCTGCCATTCTTCTGCACATCAACGACAAAGACTGTGTTGCTATAGAGGTCCGGTACCATAGGACCTGTTACAGACAGTACACCAGGTTCTTGTCACTGTCTACAGCAACGCACACTGCAACCAGAGATGAAGAAATGTGAGTAATTACACTGTACTGTCATTTTGctcacatttaaaaagtaaaaaaaatttcaacaacATGCAGCTTATATTTAGTTTTGCTTAAGATACAGCTTTGAAAGCATGACTCTTTGCACATgttaagagtgtgtgtgtgtgtgtgtgttttcagacaACCCTTTGCTGACAGCTACAACCTCTTCTGTGACCAAGTGATCCGTCAAAGGATTATAATTGACAAAGAGGTGCTGAGAATGAACAAGCTAAGGAAGTTGTTCGTGGACACCGTTAAGAAGCACGAAGATCTTGATGCTTCAGGCTACAGGTAactgaaacaaaaataataaaatattcataCTGAAAAGTTTATTATTTATAGATTTAGTCTCTCCCCATAAAGGCTATGAGAGTATGTTTAAAGTAATTTGATTatcattgatgtgtgtgtgtgtgtgtgtgtgtgtgtgtgtgtgtgtgtgtgtgtgtgtgtgtgtgtgtgtgtgtgtgtgtgtgtgtgtgtgtgtgtgtgtgtgtgtgtgtgtgtgtgtgtgtgtctgtgtctgtgtctgtgtctgtgtgtctgtgtgtaatgtGCTCATATTTCCCTTTAACTTTATGTTTCAGGAGGGATAAACTGAAAAGAAGGTTGGTCCGTGATTTCCCCCAGCTGGTTTTCCACTGCCCTCCCCAGCGCAACGTCTCTGAAATGGTTTTTGTTGAGACATTATCGTTAGCAGACAGGGTACCTCTGCCATCAGGCACATCACCATCAACTACCGAGTCAACTGAGGTGAGCCAAGCTGAAAGCCAAGCTGAAAGTGACAGTGAACACACGGCTAGTACAACAGCTGGTCAGAATACCACGGAGAACACAAGGACACTTTACAGTGCAGGGCTGATATTGAAGCGCCTTCTAAGTGACTCTCCCGGTATGAAATGCCCGTGGCCTCCCACAGCAGAGGATTTAAATGTATCTGAAGCTAAATCTGTTGTGCCTGTTGAACTGTACAACTTCATTGCCTGGATTATAGGTGCAACAGAAGAGCCAACACTAGCCTGTTATGTTGATGTTCCTGATGATGTGAATCTAAAGGTTATCTCTCTTTGTCAAGACATTGTGTATCTGGCATCTAAAGGTCGAAAGCAGACACCCAAGTCATTGTGTCTTGGTCTAACTGTTCGCCATTTAACAGGTTCATCAAATGTTCTGTCACTGCTGAATAGGTTAGGACATTGTGCTTCACGGGACACAGTTGTCAGTCTTGACACTAGCCTTGCTCAGCTACAACTTTTAGAGGGTAGAAACAAAATACCCAAGGGATTCGCACAGAAGGCACCCACAATACTGGTGtgggacaacattgattttggggAGGAGACACTGTCAGGTCATGGAACTACTCACCACACAAATGGCATTATGCTCCAAAGTTCTGTCACTGAAACTGTGTCGAGAACAGAGAGACAGCCACTACAGAAGGCAGTTAAATCATTCAAACCACCTCCTAGCTACCCCGTAGAACACTACCAACAGTCTAAAAGACACGGGCCACAGAACTTGAGTCACCATGGAAGTGTTCCATTGGATGCAGAAACATACAGGTTGAACACTGTATCTGCTGCCAAAACTGAACTGGCATATGTTTCAGTAAAGTACACAGATGCTGAAGCATGCACAGTGCCAAGCTGGACAGGTTTCCATACACTGCTCCAAAGTGGGGCCACTCTGCCAAAGTCAGCACTGTATTATCTTCCAGTCATTGAGGCTTCACCGACGGAGATGTCAACAGTTAACACGATTTTGAAGCGAAGTGTTGAAATTGCTGATCAGCTAGCACTGGACCATGTAGTGGTAGTTTTTGACCAGGCTATATATGCCAAAGCTCAGCAAATCCGCTGGAAGGACCAGGAATTGACAAAACGCCTTGTGATTAGACTTGGTGAGTTTCATACTTGCATGTCTTTCCTAGGGATTATAGGAAAAAGGTTTGGTGATGcaggactgcaagacatactcatTGAGTCTGAAGTTGTTGCCCCAGGTTCCATCAATGGTGTGATCAGTGGTCATCATTACAACCGCAGCATGAGGGCACAGAAACTTATGTATGAGAGCCTGCAACGTGCCAGATTCAGCACATTCTTAGACTCTTTGACACCAGCGGGGAGAGATGAGTGCATGGCTgtcatcagtgaaatcaaagacacaTTCCCAGACAGAACAGTGGATGTTTTGTGTGCAAACCAGAAATTTGACCAAATGTGTTCAAAGTATGCTCTCTTTGTGGAAAAGAGAACTGCCGAAAACCCAACGTTTGCTTTCTGGAGTTCTTACATTGACATGGTGCAAATACTCCTTCTGTTTGTGAGAGCTACACGAGAATCAGACTGGCAGCTTCACCTGTCAACAGTGCGCTTGATGATGGCATGGTTTTTTGCTTATGATCGTGTAAACTATGCTAGGTATTTGCCTACATACTGGATGGAAATGGTCAACTTGCCTATAACACACCCTTCTTGTCACAAAGACCTCAGTGTGAAAGGTCAGTGGACTGTTCAACGTCAAAGTGCCCATGGATTTGCCTCCATTGCTTGTGACCAGGCTATTGAGCAAACATGCAACAGAGATTCAAAGACAAAGGGTGGCTGGACAGGAATAACTCTAAATAGGGCTGCAGTGTCTCGCTGGATATTGTCACAACATGAACGAGCTGCCATAGCTAGACAATGTGAGTCAATGTCTGGAAAATCCCCAGAAACACGAAGGCGAAAAGATCTAGACCGCTCACGGATTCATGCCGATGAAGAAGCTGTGACCAGAATAAGTTCCACCATTGATTCCATGCTGAACCCATTTGACTTACACCAAGATGGCATTGTTTGTCTTAGCTCAGGGACAGTAGCATCTGAAGGGGTCAAGAAGGATTTGCTTGCAGCACCAGAAAGGGGGGAAGAAGCTGTCAAAGTCTTTATTGACCAAAGACTGTTAACAAAATCAGTCGACATTTTTGCCCCCATCAAGGCTCAAAAACTGAAGACCTTTAGTGACCAggcaaaaacaaagacaaaatctGCAGCAGCCAAAGATGTCATTCTGCGTGCAGACAAGAAACTTTTCTCCAGGCTACTCATTATTGGTCAAAGTAGAAAGGTAGACCTGAGGCAAATTCTGTCCTACTCCTTGGGAACGGTTTCATATCCCTTAGCCAGTACTGATGGGTCACTTGCTAAAACAGACAAATCTGCCTTGATGAATATATTGGAGAACAAAGACAAAGACTGCTTAGTTCAGCAAGTTCCGTCAGATGGAGCTATTCTCTTCGATGGCATGGCAGTCATTCAAGCCATGCATTCCAAACCAGCTACCTTTGGAGAGTTGGCTGACAACTTACTCCAGTACGTGGTCAAGATAGCTCTGCAGCACAAGTGTACAAGGATAGACTTTGTCATTGACCAGTATCCAGAAATCAGTATTAAAAACCTAGAGCGGTCACGGAGAGCTGAGGGTGGTACACAACAGGTGCAGATCTATGGACGGGATCAGAAGGCACCCACACAGTGGAAAAAGTTTCTATCTAATGGGACCAACAAAGCAGCACTGGCAGAATTCCTCTTTGTTGCATGGCGAGATGCTGATCTCACCATTTTGGGCAGGGACTTCAGCTTGTACATAGCACATGGAGAACTGTGTCACTGTGTTACTGTGAAAGAGGGTTCACAAACTGTCAGTGCTGTTCACGAACTGACATGTGACCATGAGGAATGTGACACTAGGGTGTTTTTACATGCACAGCATGCTGCACAAGAACATCAAACTGTTGTCATCAAAAGCCCTGACACTGATGTGGCAGTGATTGCTGTAAGTCTTCAAAGAGCTTTACAGTGTAGCTTGTATTTTTTCACGGGAGTAGGCAACAGAACGAGGATCATAGACGTGGCTAAGGTGGCAGCAGCTCTTGGCAACAGTGTTTGTTCTGCACTCATTGGCATCCATACCTTCACAGGTTGTGACTCGACCAGTGCCTTTCATGGCAAGGGCAAAAGGAAGACATTTTCTCTTGCTTGTCAGAAAGACGAATACCTGACTGCGTTCTCAAATCTGGGCAGCAGTTTTAACCTTGACCAGTCTACGTTCAAAACACTGAGCAAATATGTGTGCCACCTGTATGGACAGGCATCTGCCAAAGACGTGAACGATGCAAGATACAAAGCATTCTGTATGGCATCGTCAGCTTTGCCAGAACTGTCCATTCCCCCAACAAGTGATGCCCTCCACCAACACTGCAAAAGGGCAAACTACCAAGCAGCAGTAATGCGACATTCCCTGACTGGTATGATGTGTGCCCCTTCACCCATTGGCAATGGATGGTACATTGAGGATGGGGAGTTAACAGTAAGATGGATGACTAGAAATCCTGCCCCAGATAGTGTGCTGCAGGTAGTCCACTGTGGTTGCAAGACAAGCAAATGTGAAACAGAAAGATGTTCATGTATGTCTGCAAAAATGTCTTGTACTGATTTATGTCACTGCCAGAACTGTGGAAATGTTTCAAAGGAAACAGAAGAAAGAGGTGCATGGGATGATGAcacagatgaaagtgatattgatgagtaattacgcaccatgtcaccatgtaaaatttgccacttttgtttctttatcaagatgtttgattatcgagatgccacactgccattttaacggtaaagcttaaataatgtctgtattaccttttttttcaaatttgttttggtcttttgtgtgtgtttgtgtgtgtgtggggggggggggggggggtataaatgacacatgctgtgaaacaatttgctactttaataaatatttatcatattttataccaatttgggcctttactgcatctattttaatcttgtccatttttgccttattccagttttggggtgcatggtaatattttgctagattttaagccacttttggccacggtgtgttacttcttttgtacctttgattacata is part of the Entelurus aequoreus isolate RoL-2023_Sb linkage group LG22, RoL_Eaeq_v1.1, whole genome shotgun sequence genome and encodes:
- the LOC133639590 gene encoding uncharacterized protein LOC133639590 isoform X1 gives rise to the protein MATTTSESEEERKTSKVRKKVRKEENKRCYMHLSSVNNEDVQHFTRTRWDTYRNYLKQWLCLQDQNKHLAEIYKHCSDVDFDAIPDDAGFHATCYRRFTDKSALFYAEKRTARAVGEPSAAAGQSAGTSETPRKKLRSRSGLPVASAGPVLPAICIICQKVEKYTRVGGKRQRDQLTQAETVSAGQLLKAAEIKKDAAILLHINDKDCVAIEVRYHRTCYRQYTRFLSLSTATHTATRDEEIQPFADSYNLFCDQVIRQRIIIDKEVLRMNKLRKLFVDTVKKHEDLDASGYRRDKLKRRLVRDFPQLVFHCPPQRNVSEMVFVETLSLADRVPLPSGTSPSTTESTEVSQAESQAESDSEHTASTTAGQNTTENTRTLYSAGLILKRLLSDSPGMKCPWPPTAEDLNVSEAKSVVPVELYNFIAWIIGATEEPTLACYVDVPDDVNLKVISLCQDIVYLASKGRKQTPKSLCLGLTVRHLTGSSNVLSLLNRLGHCASRDTVVSLDTSLAQLQLLEGRNKIPKGFAQKAPTILVWDNIDFGEETLSGHGTTHHTNGIMLQSSVTETVSRTERQPLQKAVKSFKPPPSYPVEHYQQSKRHGPQNLSHHGSVPLDAETYRLNTVSAAKTELAYVSVKYTDAEACTVPSWTGFHTLLQSGATLPKSALYYLPVIEASPTEMSTVNTILKRSVEIADQLALDHVVVVFDQAIYAKAQQIRWKDQELTKRLVIRLGEFHTCMSFLGIIGKRFGDAGLQDILIESEVVAPGSINGVISGHHYNRSMRAQKLMYESLQRARFSTFLDSLTPAGRDECMAVISEIKDTFPDRTVDVLCANQKFDQMCSKYALFVEKRTAENPTFAFWSSYIDMVQILLLFVRATRESDWQLHLSTVRLMMAWFFAYDRVNYARYLPTYWMEMVNLPITHPSCHKDLSVKGQWTVQRQSAHGFASIACDQAIEQTCNRDSKTKGGWTGITLNRAAVSRWILSQHERAAIARQCESMSGKSPETRRRKDLDRSRIHADEEAVTRISSTIDSMLNPFDLHQDGIVCLSSGTVASEGVKKDLLAAPERGEEAVKVFIDQRLLTKSVDIFAPIKAQKLKTFSDQAKTKTKSAAAKDVILRADKKLFSRLLIIGQSRKVDLRQILSYSLGTVSYPLASTDGSLAKTDKSALMNILENKDKDCLVQQVPSDGAILFDGMAVIQAMHSKPATFGELADNLLQYVVKIALQHKCTRIDFVIDQYPEISIKNLERSRRAEGGTQQVQIYGRDQKAPTQWKKFLSNGTNKAALAEFLFVAWRDADLTILGRDFSLYIAHGELCHCVTVKEGSQTVSAVHELTCDHEECDTRVFLHAQHAAQEHQTVVIKSPDTDVAVIAVSLQRALQCSLYFFTGVGNRTRIIDVAKVAAALGNSVCSALIGIHTFTGCDSTSAFHGKGKRKTFSLACQKDEYLTAFSNLGSSFNLDQSTFKTLSKYVCHLYGQASAKDVNDARYKAFCMASSALPELSIPPTSDALHQHCKRANYQAAVMRHSLTGMMCAPSPIGNGWYIEDGELTVRWMTRNPAPDSVLQVVHCGCKTSKCETERCSCMSAKMSCTDLCHCQNCGNVSKETEERGAWDDDTDESDIDE
- the LOC133639590 gene encoding uncharacterized protein LOC133639590 isoform X2, with translation MATTTSESEEERKTSKVRKKVRKEENKRCYMHLSSVNNEDVQHFTRTRWDTYRNYLKQWLCLQDQNKHLAEIYKHCSDVDFDAIPDDAGFHATCYRRFTDKSALFYAEKRTARAVGEPSAAAGLPVASAGPVLPAICIICQKVEKYTRVGGKRQRDQLTQAETVSAGQLLKAAEIKKDAAILLHINDKDCVAIEVRYHRTCYRQYTRFLSLSTATHTATRDEEIQPFADSYNLFCDQVIRQRIIIDKEVLRMNKLRKLFVDTVKKHEDLDASGYRRDKLKRRLVRDFPQLVFHCPPQRNVSEMVFVETLSLADRVPLPSGTSPSTTESTEVSQAESQAESDSEHTASTTAGQNTTENTRTLYSAGLILKRLLSDSPGMKCPWPPTAEDLNVSEAKSVVPVELYNFIAWIIGATEEPTLACYVDVPDDVNLKVISLCQDIVYLASKGRKQTPKSLCLGLTVRHLTGSSNVLSLLNRLGHCASRDTVVSLDTSLAQLQLLEGRNKIPKGFAQKAPTILVWDNIDFGEETLSGHGTTHHTNGIMLQSSVTETVSRTERQPLQKAVKSFKPPPSYPVEHYQQSKRHGPQNLSHHGSVPLDAETYRLNTVSAAKTELAYVSVKYTDAEACTVPSWTGFHTLLQSGATLPKSALYYLPVIEASPTEMSTVNTILKRSVEIADQLALDHVVVVFDQAIYAKAQQIRWKDQELTKRLVIRLGEFHTCMSFLGIIGKRFGDAGLQDILIESEVVAPGSINGVISGHHYNRSMRAQKLMYESLQRARFSTFLDSLTPAGRDECMAVISEIKDTFPDRTVDVLCANQKFDQMCSKYALFVEKRTAENPTFAFWSSYIDMVQILLLFVRATRESDWQLHLSTVRLMMAWFFAYDRVNYARYLPTYWMEMVNLPITHPSCHKDLSVKGQWTVQRQSAHGFASIACDQAIEQTCNRDSKTKGGWTGITLNRAAVSRWILSQHERAAIARQCESMSGKSPETRRRKDLDRSRIHADEEAVTRISSTIDSMLNPFDLHQDGIVCLSSGTVASEGVKKDLLAAPERGEEAVKVFIDQRLLTKSVDIFAPIKAQKLKTFSDQAKTKTKSAAAKDVILRADKKLFSRLLIIGQSRKVDLRQILSYSLGTVSYPLASTDGSLAKTDKSALMNILENKDKDCLVQQVPSDGAILFDGMAVIQAMHSKPATFGELADNLLQYVVKIALQHKCTRIDFVIDQYPEISIKNLERSRRAEGGTQQVQIYGRDQKAPTQWKKFLSNGTNKAALAEFLFVAWRDADLTILGRDFSLYIAHGELCHCVTVKEGSQTVSAVHELTCDHEECDTRVFLHAQHAAQEHQTVVIKSPDTDVAVIAVSLQRALQCSLYFFTGVGNRTRIIDVAKVAAALGNSVCSALIGIHTFTGCDSTSAFHGKGKRKTFSLACQKDEYLTAFSNLGSSFNLDQSTFKTLSKYVCHLYGQASAKDVNDARYKAFCMASSALPELSIPPTSDALHQHCKRANYQAAVMRHSLTGMMCAPSPIGNGWYIEDGELTVRWMTRNPAPDSVLQVVHCGCKTSKCETERCSCMSAKMSCTDLCHCQNCGNVSKETEERGAWDDDTDESDIDE